TacctgtgtgtttcttttgttaattaaatcaaatcaacaAACATAATGCATGTCTCTTTGGTTATTGGGAGGGAATGAATCAGCAAAATTAAGTTACTTAAAAATGgagccaattttttttttatattcccTTTGAATCTAAAAACAATCTTTTGAAATTACACTGTGTCTTAAAACTGAACCTGTCTTCTTTCAATATAATGCTTGTTTAAAATACTTCCTTGAAATTTCCttgcagattttaaaaagggacattgtagcttttagaaaatgtaaatattactaTAACTGTGTATTCAAAACAGTTATTAATAGAAAATTGAATGTCCTGTAACAGGGTGGACATTTGGCACGTCATGGGTAAAgactttgattttaaaaaatattataatataatatcctTAGCTGGACCAATACATTTTTCTTATAGGTTGAAAATCCCTCTTTTAGatgaaatgttaaaataattcaaaattttgtattttttgatgaAGAGTGATCACACTGAAAGGGCACCGAATAGTAGGAATGACCCACataaaagcactgtatcgaacggttcaatatcgatatgagtatcgttgcacccctagttaataacattgttgctgtttttttcaaccatggaaataattctgccagcAGTGAACTCTGATAGATTTATTTGTATATGATCCAGGGTTACTGAGGCCATTAAACTGCCTGCTAGTAAGTAGTTGAATTACTTGTGAGCCTCTGAAAATTGGGTACTATGTACCtaaataagataaaacaaacaacaaacacatttttgttaaaCCCCATGAATAAAGGTAAAACTTTACATTTCAATCACatattgattgtttgattttttgACAGAAAAAGTCTGTCATTGTCCAAATACTAACTATATTCATCACAGTATAATCATATTCTCATTGTAGATTTTTAATTCCTTACCAATAGAGGGACCCAAATGTAATTTAGTGATGGCACCTCCTCTTGAAAAAACGGTATTTTACgcgagaagaagaaaaatgcaagaatgcctgaaaaaaaaaaaaatctgatttagtAACaagcaaatatatattttcttacatcatttgaaataaacaaaaattgtCAAATCCTCATCGGCTTTAAAGCAGATTAAACACGAGTGGGTGGAACTTGAAACAAGGGTCTCATGATATACTGAAGGTTTACAATAAAGGACCTGCAGATATAAAAAGCTGCTGAAACAAAACAAGTGGTTAGGCCACGCAATAAGTCCTTTCAAACACTGCAAGTATAAATTAGAGTAACTTCTAGAATCAAGGTTTACGTTTAATATATAAGCTCTTATAAAATGAAGTAAAATCAAGGTCCTCCAAATTCATGTCAGCCACCTACTGGGATGTAAGTGTCAACTTATAATGATGCaaattaaataagtaaataaagagCTTATTGCATGCATCCAAATAAAAGATAAACTCACCAACACTTCCTGAAATAAGCAGTTTTCCCAAGAACAGCAGAAAGTCGGTCACCTTGTCCAGGACGGCCACCCTGCCGGGAGGAAGACAACGtgagtaaatggactggttcctATTATAGTGCCTCTCACCTCCAGCTGAGCACCCTCATTCACCCAACATTTACATTCATACTCCAATGGacacatcagagagcaacttgtatcttgcccaaggatatttggcatgcacacgggagcagccagggatcgaactaccaaccttccaattagatgacctgctctacctcctgagttaCAGCCAACCTCAAGTTGAGGTagaagagaaacacaaacagcagagaTACAAACTCCCGTGCATTACGTCAACTGAAACTGCCCCATTATTTCACAAACATGATGACAGTAAATatacttctttgtttttttgcctgtaTCTGTTACGTTCTGGCATTTTTTATGGTAAAGAAGAAGCTTTACCACCTCAGCAGCATCTGTACTCTGCTGAGGGTTTTTTTAGCCATGTGGCTCTAAAACATTTAACTGGGACTTACCGAACAACATTCCTCATTAAGAGGAAGAAAGCGTCCTTGGAGGAGGTGCAGAAGTTCTTCCCATATATTGCCATCTGTTGGTGAGAAGCAGTGAGTGCTGGGTTGCGGGTAGTTAAGCACCGAAGCTGGACCAATTAACAGCTGCTAACAGATGTCTGCAATAAATGAGTGTTACTAGAAATTACTCACCATAATGAATGCGTTTCTGTTTAGAAACTTGATAAAATGTtccaggcaccagaagcagcatttgaggcagcagagcaagaatcGAGCGCAGGCATTTTGAGAAACTGGATAAAAATCaggaatataaataaatatcatcaACAAAAAGTCATTTGAAACAATCAGTAATAAATTAGTAAGAGGCCTCGAAGGGTTTCCAAGCTTGCCTTTCAGTTTGTGATCCAGGTACTCGAGAACAATTCGGATCATCTGCACCACAGAAAGGATTAGCGACCCAAAGGCCAGAGAACCTGTGTGATAACTGTGCCACAAGAATGGAGaatattaaatgaaaacattttcctCACGTTCTTACTTTCACGTTTCAGCGTCTTAGTGGATTTGCGCTTGTTTTGGGACTGTACTCACCGTATAGCTCTGCTAAAGGAGGAGTAGAGGGGGCAGGCAGGGATGTCTTTTGGCTTCTTCAGGGCCCAGTAGTAGGAAGCGAAGGCCCCGGCCAGGGTGCACTGGCCCAGGGCGATGGTAAAGTTGACCAGCCAGAGGAACACAAAGAGGTTACACAGATGGAAAACTAAGATGTAGCGATGGTACAGACTCTCCCCACCGTAGAAGGCGAACATACACTGTGACCCGGGGCACACCTTGGTAATGTTGGTCTTACTGAAGGTCTGAAATAAAGCAGCAGATTAGATCTTGATGCGCTGTCAGATAGAAATAACAGGATTCTGTTTGTCACCATAATCAagatacttttctcttcttgtcTTTCCTGCCTCTACCTTGAATATAAATTATTTCCACATGAATAGCTTTAAGGGAATCCTTGAATATTCATCTGTTTACATGCTCAAATTACTTGTTGGCTGATAAATAACATCTGTCAGATAAATGTTTGTTGCTGCCAGCCACTAATTGAACTCGATTTACACCGGAACATCTAATGTATTTACATTAAGACATTTTATTAATTAGACATAAAGCAGCTATTACACCTAATTTGACTAATTACACTTTACTGCTGAGAACGAATCCGATCAAGAGATGTTTTTCATGCCAAGTGATGGAGAAATTACACGGTAACTAAACATTTTCAGTAATAAACTGTAAGGGAGCATAGGGCTAACCTGTGGATTGCATGTGAGGTTTGCATACATGCATTTATCATCAGCAGGTGTGACCTTGTAGACTGCGTTACCCGATGATGCTAAGAAGCTGAGGGTAAACTAGTTAAAGAAAAATTCAACACTCAAGAATCAGTGAGTTAAAGAACATGTAGTTGGACTTCCTTGACTGCTTCACTTACTTGTTACAGACTCACGGGCcatttcattaggtacacctgttcgaCTGATTGTtcacacaaatatctaatcagcaaaTCACAAAGAAGCAACTAAGTGCTGAAcatctctgggtgaaaatgctgaTGTCAAAGGTCATAGGAGAAAGGCCAGACTGCTTCGATCTGATAGGAAGGGAAGAGTAACATAAACAACCACAATCATTCTTATCAAGGTACGCAGATCAGCATCTCCGAACGCACAAGATATCGAAACTTGAAACAGACGGCCAAAACAGACGCTACTCCTGTAAGCTAAAAAACACTGATGCAGCATAagttcaccaaaattggacaacagaagattaaaaaaatgttccctggtctgatgagtttcAGCTGGGAAAATTGGATGGTACAGTCAGAATTTAGCATAAACAATATGAATGATGGCATGGACGTTCTTGCCTTAATTCACTGGTTCAGGATGGTGATGGTGGTGTAATCGTGTGGAGGATACTTTCGGCTGTTTAGCAACAACCACTTCCATCATCATGTCAAAAAATAATCTCAAATTAGTTtcctgaacatgacaatgagttcagtATACTCAAACAGCCTCCACGGTTACCAGATCTATCCAACACAGCACCCGTGGGACGTGGTAGAACGGGACCTTTGCATCCTAGAcgtgcagccgacaaatgcgcaACAACTGTGTAATGCTGTCGGgacaacatggaccaaaattaatattttcagcaccttgttgatGCCATTAAGAACTGAGGCAGTTATGAAAGTAACAGAGAGTCCAACCTTGTGATAACAAGGTGTACCTAGCAAAGTCACCTGTGAGCATATGCAACAACCAATCCATGCAGAGGTCTGACTTACCTGTGCCTGGTTCTAGAAGACTTTTTCCTCTCCACTGTTGCTGAATGCACGCTCAAAGGGAACTACTAGCTTTCTCTCTAATACTGTAGTCTTTACTTTACTATTTCAAGTGTCTTGAGATAAATTATGCTGTGGCACAACATCAAAAAACCTGAATTTAACCTGTTTAATCTAACAGCTTTACTGATATTACACATTATCCTGTGGATGATTCTAATTAACATGCTGCAATTCGTCTGTAGTAAAAAACAGATTGCTTCAAGGCAGCTCAACTCCTTTAATTCTCTACACGAAACTCTGCTTCAGTTTGTCAGTATTTGGAAGGATACACTGCTGTGACAGCCCAATAAGCGATGCAGATGGCCAGAAGGAAAAAGGTGATGACAGGGTAGAAGAGGGTGGACATGATGTAGCCGATTGCCCTGAAAAACCCccaagaaaaacattaaattcatGAAAAAGAGCAAAACGCACTGTTTAATTATCAGAAGCAGGATCCATACTCACTTGCTTCCCTCCTTCAGTAATGCAATAGCGATGCGCAGCCTCGACCTCAGAAATATCAGCATTATCACAATGACGGCTTCAGTCACAGAGAGCAAGATCACTGCAAAATAAAGGTCGAGTCAACAGCAGCGTAACAAATATGCTTTTAGATATTCAGAAAGTGCTCGCTCAAAATGAGCACATGAGTCATGGCTAAAAAGCGCTGGTTAGATCACAGCGGCCTTGAATACTAATTTCTGATCAGGTCATCTGTGAGTCCAAGTCAGTTTGTGCCAGATGTAAAGCAGTTCCCTCTGGGTGCTGACAGTGAGTGACCTTGACCTTTGATCATCCAAATCTAATCAGTTCAAACGAGTTCAAACGGACATCTGTgccaaatttaaataaattccCACAAGGAGGTCAAGAGACTTCCTTTCCACAAGAACAGGATGTCTGTAAGTACAGAACAACATACCAACCTGACACGACAGCAAAGGTTGGGATTACACGCATAAAAGATTGAAACAGTCCCAGTGCAAGCATCTAAATCAAAAATATTTGCTATAATCACAGTTTTGAAAAGCTCACCAAGACAAACAATGTCACAATTTCTGTTTGGTTTGTGAGGAATTAACAGCAGTAATACATACAACCAGGAAACTGCCGTGCACGTAAAGCAGAAACCAGCGTTACAGTAAGTGCTGCTTTGCTAGTGGATGACAACTTACTGAAGATGAGCCACGTCTGGCTTTGCTGAAGATAAATGCTGAAGTCTGTGTGGAAGCCAAGGTCAGTGATGGTGACATTGGAGCCTGGCTTCCTGCTCAGGTTGCTGTATTCCCAGTAACAGTGCCAAATGCCtgagagagaatgaaagagtGAAGATGATCTACTAGCCATGACTGCTCACAGCACATCTGGTGGGAAAGGCTCAGGTAAAAGAATTTCTTTCaacgtctgtgaaggttctcagtcatccaggtcatcgtagtctaaggagcttggaaagaaaagcgtctggacctctttaagttgcttgaaaacGTTTCACCTTCAGTTCATTCACTTCATTGTTTTTTACACTTGGACTAAATACACAGCAAGCCACATGACTACAAGTGTTTCTGCATCCTCACCGTATCCCACTGCAACGATGACACCAAAGATGACGAGCCACAGTAGCACACCAGCAGTGTAGCGCAGCAGCAAGATGAAGAGCAGACTGACCACCATGGTTATCACCAGACCTCTGCAacaccacaaacaaaacaaaaaacaatatcaaGTCTTTGAAAACGCTCCGTGTCCACACCagtgttttcagtcgttttcagagttgtgcgtccacattgaagcGGCTGAAAATGCTTACGCTCTAGTCCTAcgcattcaattcaattcaattttatttacatagcagtcgcctcaaggcgctttgcGCATGCGTGAAATGCAAGAAGATTCGGATTTCTGTCTGCCGCTTATTTACTTTCGGGCTCTTTGAAATGTCGCGGCAAAATGAgctggagttgttgctgcgagtaacacaaaagtacaaagttgcaaaagcgagtgagaattaaagaatttgaagaaaagctggagcatttacaaactgatattaatctttaacagGGCTGTCAAaactgagagcaaacaaaacaaccactGCCCTCTGCTATCGTAGTTTAatgggtcacatgactgcatcacatgactaaaatgtgtcatcgtTTTCGAAAAGGCTCCTGGTTCGCTGTCACACTGGGACGGGAAAACggtgttttcaaatgtatccgctttggagagcgttttcaaaacgctgcgttTGCCTTGAACGAAAACGGCGTCTCAGCGTGGACGGGAGGACAAAACGGGGAGAAAAAGATGCGCTTTCAAACAAAAACGTATTAGTGTGGACGAAGCCTTAGTTAAAAGCATCTCAGAGCCTCGATTTCATCTTTGGTGTCAAGTGTTGTGACTGCAATGTGTTTGTGACGCTGCTGTTTAGAAACTAATCTCAGGCAGTAGTCCTGAAAACAGTCAAACTGCTGTTACAATCAGTGTCTCCAGGACCAACAAGCTCTGAAAACAGGAATAAAACATCCCTGAGTTGTTTGGGTGTTCTGACCAGCATGAAGCATGTTGGTGCATTATGATTTAGCTTTGCTGCCTCTGGCTCTGGACAGTTTCAAGAATTCTCTGTCATATCACAGCAAATCCACCGATCCGGTCAAAAATGTCAGGAAGCTGATGTGAGACTGGTGAACAAATGTGCAAAACACGTATGAGAAATAACC
The window above is part of the Maylandia zebra isolate NMK-2024a linkage group LG23, Mzebra_GT3a, whole genome shotgun sequence genome. Proteins encoded here:
- the LOC143414968 gene encoding choline transporter-like protein 5-B gives rise to the protein MGEPRKFDPNFRGPVQNRSCTDVVCCVIFVIVILGYIALGTVAWIHGDPRKVVYPTDSRGQFCGQQNTPNANKAILFYFNMLKCANPAVLINLQCPTTQLCVSKCPDRFATLLDAMNTKNWEYYKQFCKPGFEIGSKSVREVIRDEDCPSMIVPSRPFLQRCFPDFIRRNGILTVANQTIFKDGENNKRSVDDLKDAAKGIASLLNAKEVGMKIFEDYANSWIWILVGLVITMVVSLLFILLLRYTAGVLLWLVIFGVIVAVGYGIWHCYWEYSNLSRKPGSNVTITDLGFHTDFSIYLQQSQTWLIFMILLSVTEAVIVIMLIFLRSRLRIAIALLKEGSKAIGYIMSTLFYPVITFFLLAICIAYWAVTAVFLASSGNAVYKVTPADDKCMYANLTCNPQTFSKTNITKVCPGSQCMFAFYGGESLYHRYILVFHLCNLFVFLWLVNFTIALGQCTLAGAFASYYWALKKPKDIPACPLYSSFSRAIRYHTGSLAFGSLILSVVQMIRIVLEYLDHKLKVSQNACARFLLCCLKCCFWCLEHFIKFLNRNAFIMMAIYGKNFCTSSKDAFFLLMRNVVRVAVLDKVTDFLLFLGKLLISGSVGILAFFFFSRKIPFFQEEVPSLNYIWVPLLTVIFGSYMIAHGFFNVYAMCVDTLFLCFCEDLERNDGSSSRPYYMSPGLHKILRKGEEGAKTCAAS